In Nymphaea colorata isolate Beijing-Zhang1983 chromosome 5, ASM883128v2, whole genome shotgun sequence, one genomic interval encodes:
- the LOC116254391 gene encoding probable LRR receptor-like serine/threonine-protein kinase At5g59680, whose protein sequence is MAVPVVLLSVILACFMASASANVWPLSIDCGSNKTSVDANGLKWVGDAGFIQSGQSTAVQNDSSFLPPYNTLRYFPTGKRNCYTVSGIPLGSKILLRAIFNYGNYDGLESPPTFDLQFDGNRWTEVVIDDSGFFKAEMMYVTRVENVSVCVARTKGGNGVPFMSSLEVRLLQRNMYAQMDPNYALLVFNRLAFGAPSLVRYPDDSYDRLWFPFLPKNGQVMTKIVNNTATSFATNVPDYPPPAVLSHAITPASNSGNSQLPLTSFLDASTPETLPYYLNLYYSEVTQSNSNRSFFVYLDKGSISGTIVPPYGSFHEFTCPNCSFSPTSNLALVPTQNSTLPPIVNAMELFKFSDALVNGTSAADVTALKLIQSSYGQLQAWSGDPCLPLGYNWEWINCSDSQPPRVTALYMQGMELTGTLPDFSALTSLEAMNLANNDFSGIIPPSLNRPNLNFE, encoded by the exons ATGGCGGTCCCTGTCGTGCTCTTATCCGTAATTCTTGCTTGTTTCATGGCTTCAGCATCAGCAAATG TGTGGCCCCTAAGCATTGACTGCGGATCGAACAAAACGTCGGTCGACGCCAACGGACTCAAGTGGGTCGGCGACGCCGGCTTCATCCAATCCGGGCAGAGCACCGCCGTCCAGAACGACTCCTCATTCCTCCCTCCCTACAACACCCTCCGCTACTTCCCCACCGGAAAGAGGAACTGCTACACCGTCTCCGGCATACCCCTGGGCAGCAAGATACTGCTCCGGGCGATCTTTAACTACGGCAACTACGACGGCCTGGAGTCGCCGCCAACCTTCGATCTCCAGTTCGACGGAAACCGCTGGACGGAGGTAGTGATCGACGACAGCGGTTTCTTCAAGGCGGAGATGATGTATGTGACCAGGGTGGAGAACGTCAGCGTGTGTGTGGCTCGGACGAAGGGCGGGAACGGCGTCCCCTTCATGTCTTCTTTGGAGGTAAGGCTTCTGCAACGCAATATGTACGCACAGATGGACCCGAATTATGCTCTTTTGGTGTTCAACAGACTCGCCTTTGGAGCGCCTTCTCTTGTAAG GTATCCGGATGACAGCTACGACCGCCTGTGGTTTCCGTTTCTCCCCAAGAACGGCCAAGTGATGACTAAAATAGTTAACAACACGGCGACAAGCTTCGCAACTAACGTGCCTGACTACCCGCCGCCGGCGGTGCTCAGCCATGCAATAACTCCGGCAAGCAATTCCGGCAACTCGCAGCTCCCGTTGACCAGCTTCCTTGATGCCTCCACCCCGGAAACTCTTCCCTATTACTTGAACCTCTACTACTCTGAGGTCACTCAGAGCAACAGCAACCGCTCATTTTTTGTGTACTTGGACAAGGGAAGCATCTCCGGAACCATCGTCCCTCCGTATGGGTCCTTTCATGAGTTCACTTGTCCAAACTGCAGCTTCTCTCCAACCTCCAACCTCGCTTTGGTCCCTACTCAAAACTCCACACTTCCTCCTATTGTGAATGCAATGGAGCTCTTCAAATTCAGTGATGCACTAGTCAATGGAACATCTGCAGCCGATG TAACTGCGTTGAAGCTGATACAGAGCTCCTACGGGCAACTGCAGGCATGGAGTGGGGATCCTTGCCTTCCATTGGGATATAACTGGGAATGGATCAATTGCAGTGACAGCCAACCGCCTCGAGTTACTGCACT GTATATGCAAGGAATGGAACTAACTGGAACACTTCCCGACTTCAGTGCCTTAACCTCACTTGAGGCCAT GAACTTGGCGAACAATGACTTCAGTGGAATCATTCCACCCTCATTGAATAGACCAAACTTAAATTTCGAGTGA
- the LOC116254890 gene encoding protein CANDIDATE G-PROTEIN COUPLED RECEPTOR 7-like, whose protein sequence is MAEASPPVRPLFVLSLLLLLVSPSLAEIKHLRIESDSRSMILFEEFGFTPTGHVTISVSSVSWTPENPASSTTFDPSTMGFLLLTEESLLQIIAEIEQLSHFCVLRSPHAHLLFDFHSLDTSTRSYNQSFPVTIPNQYSLFFANCRPDFRVTMNVRTEIYNLEGNVRDYLPAGQTQLPKLYLAFALLYFAFLFAWVYFCLRFRNAVHRIHALMGGLLLVKGLNLLCAAEDKFFVKRTGTPHGWDVVFYIFQFVRGILLFTVIILVGTGWSFLKPFLQEREKKVLMIVIPLQVVANIASVVIDETGPFSKDWATWRQLFLLIDIACCCAIIVPIVWSIRTLREASKTDGKAARNLAKLTLFRQFYMVVVGYLYLTRIVVFALKTITAYKYRWVSTAVEEAVTLVFYAFMFYMFRPVEKNQYFVLDDEEEEAAQAALQDEEFEL, encoded by the coding sequence ATGGCGGAAGCCTCTCCTCCCGTGCGTCCCCTCTTCgtcctctctcttctcctcttaCTCGTTTCTCCGTCGCTGGCGGAGATCAAGCACCTGCGGATCGAGTCCGACTCTCGCTCGATGATTCTCTTTGAGGAGTTCGGTTTCACTCCAACCGGCCATGTCACTATCTCCGTTTCCTCCGTCTCCTGGACCCCGGAAAACCCTGCCTCCTCCACCACTTTCGATCCTTCCACCATGGGCTTCCTCCTTCTCACCGAGGAGTCCCTCCTTCAGATCATCGCTGAGATCGAGCAATTATCTCATTTCTGCGTCCTCCGCAGCCCCCATGCCCACCTCCTCTTTGATTTCCACAGCCTCGACACCTCCACTCGGTCCTACAACCAGTCCTTCCCTGTCACCATTCCCAACCAGTATAGCCTCTTCTTCGCCAACTGCCGCCCGGATTTCCGCGTCACCATGAATGTCCGCACCGAGATCTACAACCTCGAGGGCAACGTGCGCGACTACCTTCCGGCCGGCCAGACTCAACTCCCAAAGCTGTACCTCGCATTCGCTCTCCTTTACTTTGCCTTTCTCTTCGCTTGGGTCTACTTCTGCCTTCGCTTCCGCAACGCCGTCCACCGGATCCACGCTCTCATGGGTGGCCTCCTCCTCGTGAAGGGCCTCAACCTCCTCTGTGCCGCCGAGGACAAGTTCTTCGTCAAGCGGACGGGCACCCCTCACGGCTGGGACGTCGTCTTCTACATCTTCCAGTTTGTTCGCGGTATCCTTCTCTTCACCGTCATCATCCTCGTCGGCACCGGGTGGTCGTTCCTGAAACCTTTCCTCCAGGAGCGGGAGAAGAAGGTGCTTATGATCGTCATCCCTCTTCAGGTCGTTGCCAACATCGCTTCGGTTGTTATCGATGAGACTGGCCCCTTCTCGAAGGATTGGGCCACATGGAGGCAGCTCTTCTTGCTGATCGATATCGCCTGCTGCTGCGCCATCATCGTCCCCATCGTCTGGTCGATCCGGACGCTGCGTGAGGCCTCGAAAACCGACGGGAAAGCCGCACGTAATCTTGCCAAATTGACCTTGTTTCGGCAATTCTATATGGTGGTGGTGGGTTATCTCTATCTGACGAGGATCGTCGTCTTTGCGTTGAAGACGATCACTGCATACAAATATAGGTGGGTGAGTACTGCTGTCGAGGAGGCGGTGACCTTGGTTTTCTACGCATTCATGTTCTATATGTTCCGGCCTGTTGAGAAGAACCAGTACTTTGTTCTTGAcgacgaggaggaagaggctGCACAGGCAGCTCTCCAAGACGAGGAGTTCGAGCTATAG
- the LOC116254206 gene encoding phosphatidate phosphatase PAH1 → MNVVGRVGSLISQGVTTVASPFHPFGGAVDIIVVQREGGTYRTTPWCVRFGKFQGVLKVSEKIVTISVNGVDANFHMYLDNSGEAYFLKEVDTREDGCQQDEDLEQSVEKGSSETGIIDVADDACEEKSQTVSGGVIELQMARQEVNNDESSLPVEGFIDEQALDENKEELLSTSSSFRYESAIGVQLDDDGSRMSESSDSEVVLMTVDGHLISAPVSSSENTDYVQLSTPQFYLVPEEDSGMDVNEVEESPENMENMQLNTPQSYLVTEQESGMEINEVEGSTEYQGVYIENCAEKSPERPTLELCEQSPCSVQEFTTSSDSLLEGVIVNNGTGSSSAAEICAAINELTSHIEIKCNGGDCPEFCAENIQDGPDGSVAKLVVDSSQDQEDLFSSCLGLSELTKHIENDDSENLPVELETTHFSFIDEKIDHAHNDDLDKDKTAEVRPENEAPNSDIVEIEQAPTTVAVKNSQSAQDNAGDEATGNMDISEPHLKISPELAKYGLTRSIEISLCGNLLHANMGIAAAAQAFEAHQISEGEFKASGASIIKNKNLIVRCKEKYLPWEKAAALILGMVAFGLEFPSDPLDAIPVEQDVISRLNSRGTSPLPSRGWRFWSIPFRRVKTLEQSNSDSFNDEVSLLSEPPSESPSVTTAAPSNNKTDSPRKQLMRTNIPTSEQIASLNLKDGQNVITFSFCTKVLGKQQVDARIYLWKSNARIVISDVDGTITKSDVLGQFMPLVGRDWTQSGVARLFSAIKENGYQLLFLSARAIAQAYLTRNFLHNLKQDGKALPNGPVLISPDGLSYSFIREVVRRKPHEFKIACLEEIRALFPSDYNPFYAGFGNRDTDELSYRKIGIPKGKIFIINPKGEVAIDNCVDSRSYCSLHTLVNDMFPPTSLTEQEDFNNWNYWKLPFTSIEV, encoded by the exons ATGAATGTGGTGGGAAGGGTTGGGAGTTTGATATCTCAGGGTGTTACAACCGTGGCCTCCCCTTTCCATCCCTTCGGTGGCGCCGTTGACATTATTGTGGTGCAAAGGGAAGGCGGTACTTATAGAACCACTCCTTGGTGCGTGAGGTTTGGCAAATTTCAGGGTGTTCTTAAGGTCTCAGAGAAGATCGTTACTATCTCCGTCAATGGCGTAGATGCGAATTTTCACATGTATTTAGATAATTCAGGGGAGGCATATTTCTTGAAGGAGGTTGATACAAGAGAGGATGGCTGTCAGCAGGATGAGGATTTGGAACAAAGTGTTGAAAAAGGATCATCAGAGACAGGTATTATTGATGTTGCGGATGATGCATGTGAAGAGAAGAGCCAGACAGTGTCAGGTGGTGTTATTGAATTGCAGATGGCTAGGCAGGAAGTCAACAATGATGAATCTTCACTACCAGTTGAAGGATTCATAGATGAACAAGCCTTGGATGAGAACAAAGAGGAGTTGTTATCCACTAGCAGTAGTTTTCGATATGAGAGTGCCATTGGTGTACAGCTGGATGATGATGGGTCAAGGATGTCTGAATCTTCTGACTCGGAAGTGGTTTTGATGACTGTGGATGGTCATTTGATTAGTGCTCCTGTATCTAGTTCTGAAAACACAGACTATGTGCAGTTAAGCACACCTCAATTTTACCTGGTTCCAGAGGAAGATTCAGGGATGGATGTGAATGAGGTAGAAGAGTCTccagaaaacatggaaaatatgCAGCTAAACACACCTCAATCTTACCTGGTTACAGAACAAGAGTCAGGAATGGAGATTAATGAGGTAGAAGGGTCTACTGAGTATCAGGGAGTTTATATAGAAAATTGTGCTGAAAAGTCTCCTGAAAGACCTACACTAGAGCTGTGTGAACAGTCTCCTTGTTCAGTTCAAGAATTTACAACATCTTCTGACAGTTTGCTTGAAGGTGTTATTGTGAACAATGGTACTGGAAGTAGTTCTGCTGCTGAAATTTGTGCTGCAATAAATGAGCTTACTAGCCACATTGAGATAAAATGTAATGGTGGAGATTGTCCTGAATTTTGTGCTGAGAACATTCAAGATGgtccagatggaagtgttgctAAGTTGGTTGTGGACTCTAGCCAAGATCAAGAAGACCTTTTCTCAAGTTGCCTGGGCCTCTCAGAACTCACCAAACACATCGAGAATGATGACTCAGAAAACTTGCCTGTGGAGCTTGAAACCACTCATTTCTCATTTATAGATGAGAAAATTGATCATGCACATAACGATGATCTTGACAAAGATAAAACAGCAGAAGTTAGACCAGAGAATGAGGCTCCAAATTCTGATATTGTAGAAATTGAACAAGCCCCCACAACTGTGGCTGTGAAAAATTCACAATCTGCACAGGACAATGCCGGCGATGAAGCAACTGGGAACATGGATATTTCAGAGCCCCATTTGAAGATCTCACCTGAACTAGCAAAATATGGATTGACCAGAA GTATTGAAATTTCTCTCTGCGGAAACCTACTTCATGCCAACATGGGCATTGCTGCTGCTGCACAAGCTTTTGAAGCACACCAAATATCTGAAGGGGAGTTCAAAGCTTCAGGTGCATCAATtatcaagaacaaaaatcttatCGTAAGATGCAAGGAGAAGTATTTGCCATGGGAAAAGGCTGCTGCATTGATTCTTGGAATGGTTGCATTTGGTTTGGAATTTCCATCTGACCCATTAGATGCTATTCCTGTTGAACAGGATGTGATTTCAAGACTTAATTCTCGAGGTACTTCTCCTCTTCCTTCGCGAGGATGGAGATTCTGGTCTATACCATTTAGACGGGTCAAAACTCTTGAACAGAGTAACAGTGACTCTTTCAATGATGAGGTGTCCCTGCTCTCTGAACCTCCATCAGAGAGTCCTAGTGTGACAACAGCGGCTCCATCTAATAATAAGACTGATTCTCCAAGAAAGCAGTTGATGCGCACTAACATTCCTACAAGTGAACAGATTGCATCTCTAAATTTGAAAGATGGGCAGAATGTTATTACTTTCAGTTTTTGTACAAAGGTCCTAGGGAAGCAGCAG GTTGATGCTCGCATCTATCTATGGAAGTCTAATGCACGTATTGTCATATCTGATGTTGATGGGACCATTACCAA GTCTGATGTCCTTGGTCAATTTATGCCATTAGTTGGAAGAGATTGGACTCAGTCTGGTGTCGCAAGGTTGTTCTCTGCAATTAAG GAGAATGGCTATCAATTACTTTTTCTGAGTGCACGTGCAATAGCTCAAGCATATTTGACCAGGAATTTTCTCCATAATCTCAAACAG GATGGGAAAGCATTGCCCAATGGGCCTGTTTTGATTTCACCTGATGGACTGTCTTACTCTTTTATTCGAGAAG TTGTGCGAAGAAAGCCCCATGAGTTTAAGATTGCATGTTTGGAG GAAATAAGAGCTCTATTTCCTTCTGACTACAACCCATTTTATGCTGGATTTGGGAACAGAGACACTGATGAGCTCAGCTACAGGAAGATTGGTataccaaaaggaaaaatatttattataaatcCCAAG GGTGAAGTGGCCATTGATAATTGCGTTGATTCAAGGTCATATTGTTCTTTGCATACGCTAGTGAATGATATGTTTCCCCCAACGTCTCTAACAGAGCAG GAGGATTTCAACAACTGGAACTACTGGAAGTTGCCTTTCACGAGTATTGAGGTCTAA